A stretch of the Arvicola amphibius chromosome 8, mArvAmp1.2, whole genome shotgun sequence genome encodes the following:
- the Ccer2 gene encoding coiled-coil domain-containing glutamate-rich protein 2 — MPRRAPTSAALLLLPPLLALLLGTASSVPLAPRPSKEELTRCLAEVVMEVLTLGQAQRGLCTALLHKEIFETEPHGCVSLEEKRLLGGDFNKQETGKMRSSQEIRDKEEEEAAERTHKSEVQEQAIHTQLHSQLHREEEKEEEEKRQPQKTFEHMWEHLEGARGPQKRVAEKASDEETARFQAEEKGMHLLGGGHSLWQGSEMAGGERHEESSSHRHHLEQPGTKAKQEEEAEEEAASEQEEDNVEQLERIKEQLKKATAMLGEALGREG; from the exons ATGCCGCGCCGTGCACCCACCTCAGcagcgctgctgctgctgcccccGCTGTTGGCACTGCTGCTGGGGACTG CCTCCTCGGTTCCCCTGGCGCCCAGACCCTCCAaggaggag CTAACCCGCTGTCTAGCAGAGGTGGTCATGGAGGTGCTGACACTGGGCCAGGCCCAGAGAGGCCTCTGCACAGCTCTGCTCCACAAAG AGATATTCGAGACAGAGCCCCATGGCTGTGTGTCCCTTGAGGAGAAGAGGTTACTGGGTGGGGACTTCAACAAGCAGGAGACTGGAAAGATGAGGTCCAGCCAGGAGATAAgggacaaggaagaggaggaagcagcagagagGACCCACAAGTCTGAGGTGCAGGAACAGGCCATCCACACTCAGCTCCACAGCCAGCTTCAccgggaagaggagaaagaggaggaagagaagaggcaacCACAGAAGACCTTCGAGCATATGTGGGAGCATCTAGAGGGTGCCAGGGGCCCCCAGAAGCGGGTGGCTGAGAAGGCCAGCGATGAGGAGACGGCCCGGTTTCAGGCAGAGGAGAAGGGCATGCACCTGCTGGGCGGAGGCCACAGCCTGTGGCAGGGGAGTGAGATGGCTGGGGGAGAAAGGCACGAAGAGTCCTCGAGCCATCGTCACCACCTGGAACAGCCAGGCACCAAGgccaagcaggaggaagaggcagaggaggaggcggCTTCAGAGCAGGAG GAAGACAATGTGGAGCAGCTAGAGCGTATTAAGGAGCAGCTAAAGAAGGCCACCGCCATGCTGGGAGAGGCACTTGGAAGGGAAGGCTGA